The following coding sequences are from one bacterium window:
- a CDS encoding MBL fold metallo-hydrolase, which translates to MRRGDWHFRAFTDGTFRLDGGAMFGVVPRTMWSRHHEPDDKNRIRMTVRCLLAECGDRRVLVDTGLGDRWEQKHKDIYVIERSAGHLVGQLAAAGVSADAITDVVLTHLHFDHTGGTVRQGRDGLEPMFPSARHWVQEKQWRWAHQPTERDRASFRPDDFEPVRQAGLLELVDGAREILPGVRVLPVHGHTPGQQMVEFRTGDAVVVFCGDLVPLASQVRVPWIMGYDLNPLLTLEEKKSYLSRAAEEGHVLVFEHDADVECAQVAFRDGNFETVGPFTLAER; encoded by the coding sequence ATGCGACGAGGCGACTGGCACTTCCGCGCCTTCACCGACGGCACCTTCCGCCTCGACGGGGGCGCCATGTTCGGCGTCGTGCCGCGCACCATGTGGTCGCGCCACCACGAGCCCGACGACAAGAACCGCATCCGCATGACCGTGCGCTGCCTGCTCGCCGAGTGCGGCGACCGCCGCGTGCTGGTGGACACGGGGCTAGGCGACCGCTGGGAGCAGAAGCACAAGGACATCTACGTCATCGAGCGCAGCGCCGGCCACCTGGTGGGCCAGCTCGCCGCCGCGGGCGTCTCGGCCGACGCGATCACCGACGTGGTGCTGACCCACCTGCACTTCGACCACACCGGCGGCACGGTGCGGCAGGGGCGCGACGGCCTGGAGCCGATGTTCCCGTCGGCGCGCCACTGGGTGCAGGAGAAGCAGTGGCGCTGGGCGCACCAGCCGACCGAGCGCGACCGCGCCAGCTTCCGCCCCGACGACTTCGAGCCGGTCCGGCAGGCCGGCCTGCTCGAACTCGTCGACGGGGCCCGCGAGATCCTGCCGGGCGTGCGCGTGCTGCCCGTCCACGGGCACACCCCGGGGCAGCAGATGGTGGAGTTCCGCACCGGGGACGCCGTGGTCGTCTTCTGCGGCGACCTGGTGCCGCTGGCCAGCCAGGTGCGCGTGCCCTGGATCATGGGCTACGACCTCAACCCGCTGCTGACCCTCGAGGAGAAGAAGTCCTACCTGAGCCGCGCCGCCGAGGAGGGCCACGTGCTGGTCTTCGAGCACGACGCCGACGTCGAGTGCGCGCAGGTGGCCTTCCGCGACGGGAACTTCGAGACCGTCGGCCCCTTCACCCTGGCCGAACGCTAG